A stretch of DNA from Flavobacteriaceae bacterium MAR_2009_75:
GGTATCATTAAAATAGGCAAACATTCTTTCCCTTTCATCTGGCTTATCGCGAAGATCATCTGCTTCCCATGGTATATCAATATAGGTTAGAAAATACAGGTCATAAGTATTCTCCAAAGCGAATTTTTCTAAAAGTGGGTCGCATTGCCCCACGTAATATGCCTCTGAATATACTTTAGTCTCTAAAAGATCGGTGTCGCAAATAAGAACATTTGTAGCTTTTTTGGTCAGCATATTCTCTAACTTCATCTGACCCCTCGCAATTGGCAATAGATCATGAGGTTCACATACCTTTTGCACCCTGTTCCATTTCTCTTGAAGATATTCACGTGCATACTCGGGCACCCAATAAGTATTATAATGCTCGGCCAATTGTTGTGATAGGGTTGTCTTTCCTGTAGATTCAGGTCCGAACAGAACTACCTTAATAAGGTCTGAGGGCTCTTGTTTAAGTGATTCTTCCATGCGAGGTAGCCAAATATGGCTATAATGGTTAAAACGAAATATAAAATGGCGCTAAATATAAGACCTTTATACAAATAGAGTGGCACGGTAATAATATCACCCACAATCCAATACAACCAATTTTCGAGTTTCTTTTTAGCCATCAACCACATGCCAACAAAAAATATTGCCGTGGTTAAGATATCGGTATAGGCCGTCCACGTATCAAATCTGTCAGTTACACCATACACTAATGTGACAAAGAATATTGTACCTAAAAATAGGAGAACGGACCATTTTTTTTCTTTTGCCGTAGTGATTGTGACCGGTATATAATGGTCATCATCAACCTTACGTGTCCACTGATACCAACCTACAATGCTCATAATAAAGTAATACGCATTAATGAGCATGTCGCCTAGTAGTCCATAAACAAATAAAATGTAAACTGCTATTCCCGTTCCAATAATTCCCGTAGGGAATACAAGTATGTTCTCACGCTTGGAATAGACCACACTCAACAACGCAAAGAATACGCTTATCAGTTCTAGTACGACAATGTGGTTCGGCGTATTTTCATATTGGGCGAACAGCCAATCAAAAATGAGGCTCATACTTGCTTCGGTCAGATTTTACCAATTTCATATACATCAGACCTCTCTCCATAAGCTCAAAAGCTTCTTTTATTTCTTCTTGCAAAATTTTCATGACCTCATCGTAGTCGCCATACACCTGGGTACTTAATGGGTTTTCAAGAACTGTAAGGCCCGAAGCTCTTAGTTTTTTGATGAAATTGATAATGTGCTGTTCAAAATCTTCTTGCAATGGAGAAAAAGTAAGTTCTACTGAAATATTCATTAGCAAAGTAAATGTATGTTTAGATAAGCATTCTCAACTTTTTACGGCATACACACATGTGAAACCTTCAAATTCAAAAAATCGAATATCATAAAATGAAGAGTCACCATGGTAGAGAATCTCTGCAGTACTTTGTGCGCTCTCGAGTCTAAAATCTCGCACATTGATATGATGTATGAAACTCAACCCCGGTTCGGCATATATTTTATAGAGCGATTCTTTACTGCCCCAAACGATAGTAAGTTTACGTATTAAAGCATCGGTATTGGCAATAGTTTTATACTCTTCAATAGGCGTGAATTTATGGGCAATTCGCAGAATCTTTTCGCGCTGTTTTTCGATATCGATACCAACTTCTTGATTTTCACTAACAATTATGCCCGTAAAATCATTTGAATGGGTAATCGATATTTTCTTTCCATCTCTTAAATGGGGCTTTCCAAATTCATCATAATACAAATCGGCATCTACATAACCGGCCTCGGCCATTAAATGGCGGATACTTAAGAATGCCCTTCGATGCAACTCAGATTTCATGCCATTCATACGGGTTTGACAATGTTGGGTCAAAACGATACCCTTTGAAAGGTCTGACTCTGATTCGAGCACCTTCCAAATATATACTGTAGTCGAGGCATTTACCTTGAGTATCTTGTAAATTGGCATAACGTTCTGTACCTTTTTCTTAACTTTGCAACCACAAAAAGTGGCTTGCCCGCTTATTACGAAAGTAAAAAATAAAAAAGACTATGGATACCAAAACTGTTTCCTATCTACCGTATAAGGTAAAAAATATTTCTTTAGCGGATTGGGGAAGAAAAGAGATTGAACTTGCCGAGGCCGAAATGCCAGGCTTAATGTCACTTCGTGAAGAGTACGGAAACGAACAGCCACTTAAAGGTGCTCGAATCGCCGGCTGTCTGCACATGACCATACAAACTGCCGTTCTCATCGAAACTTTAGTAGCCTTGGGTGCAGATGTTACCTGGAGTTCGTGCAATATATTTTCTACACAAGACCATGCTGCGGCCGCAATTGCAGCGGCAGGCATACCGGTTTATGCTTGGAAAGGTATGAGTGATGAAGAATTTGACTGGTGTATCGAGCAGACCCTGTTTTTTGGAGAAGACAGAAAACCTCTAAATATGATTCTCGATGATGGTGGAGATCTTACCAATATGGTTTTGGACAAATACCCTGAAATGGCAAAAGATGTGAAAGGGCTTTCTGAAGAGACCACTACTGGTGTTCACCGTTTGTACGAACGTATGAAAAAGGGAACTTTACCGATGCCGGCCATAAATGTGAACGACTCTGTAACCAAATCGAAATTTGATAATAAATACGGATGTCGTGAAAGCGCCGTTGATGCAATTAGAAGAGCTACTGACACTATGCTAGCTGGTAAACAGGTTGTCGTATGTGGGTATGGAGATGTTGGTAAAGGTACAGCCGCCTCCTTTAGGGGAGCAGGTTCTATCGTAACCGTTACCGAGATTGACCCAATATGTGCATTACAGGCTTGTATGGATGGCTTTGAAGTAAAGCAAT
This window harbors:
- a CDS encoding NadR type nicotinamide-nucleotide adenylyltransferase, producing MEESLKQEPSDLIKVVLFGPESTGKTTLSQQLAEHYNTYWVPEYAREYLQEKWNRVQKVCEPHDLLPIARGQMKLENMLTKKATNVLICDTDLLETKVYSEAYYVGQCDPLLEKFALENTYDLYFLTYIDIPWEADDLRDKPDERERMFAYFNDTLKRYGRNFTILKGNKEERLAEAIKHIDHLLNNL
- a CDS encoding nicotinamide mononucleotide transporter — encoded protein: MSLIFDWLFAQYENTPNHIVVLELISVFFALLSVVYSKRENILVFPTGIIGTGIAVYILFVYGLLGDMLINAYYFIMSIVGWYQWTRKVDDDHYIPVTITTAKEKKWSVLLFLGTIFFVTLVYGVTDRFDTWTAYTDILTTAIFFVGMWLMAKKKLENWLYWIVGDIITVPLYLYKGLIFSAILYFVLTIIAIFGYLAWKNHLNKSPQTLLR
- a CDS encoding thiamine-binding protein, translating into MNISVELTFSPLQEDFEQHIINFIKKLRASGLTVLENPLSTQVYGDYDEVMKILQEEIKEAFELMERGLMYMKLVKSDRSKYEPHF
- a CDS encoding 4'-phosphopantetheinyl transferase superfamily protein; the protein is MPIYKILKVNASTTVYIWKVLESESDLSKGIVLTQHCQTRMNGMKSELHRRAFLSIRHLMAEAGYVDADLYYDEFGKPHLRDGKKISITHSNDFTGIIVSENQEVGIDIEKQREKILRIAHKFTPIEEYKTIANTDALIRKLTIVWGSKESLYKIYAEPGLSFIHHINVRDFRLESAQSTAEILYHGDSSFYDIRFFEFEGFTCVYAVKS
- a CDS encoding adenosylhomocysteinase — encoded protein: MDTKTVSYLPYKVKNISLADWGRKEIELAEAEMPGLMSLREEYGNEQPLKGARIAGCLHMTIQTAVLIETLVALGADVTWSSCNIFSTQDHAAAAIAAAGIPVYAWKGMSDEEFDWCIEQTLFFGEDRKPLNMILDDGGDLTNMVLDKYPEMAKDVKGLSEETTTGVHRLYERMKKGTLPMPAINVNDSVTKSKFDNKYGCRESAVDAIRRATDTMLAGKQVVVCGYGDVGKGTAASFRGAGSIVTVTEIDPICALQACMDGFEVKQLETVIGKADVVITTTGNKDIIRAEHFKALKDKAIVCNIGHFDNEIDMAWLNGNFGDTKDEIKPQVDKYTIDGKDIIILAEGRLVNLGCATGHPSFVMSNSFTNQTLAQIELWKHSDNYKNEVYMLPKHLDEKVAALHLSRLGAELTELNQEQAEYIGVTVEGPFKPEYYRY